Proteins encoded together in one Camelina sativa cultivar DH55 chromosome 9, Cs, whole genome shotgun sequence window:
- the LOC104714239 gene encoding ent-kaur-16-ene synthase, chloroplastic-like: protein MLREAEWSSNESTPSLEDYMKNAYISFALGPIILPATYLIGPPLSEKTVDSHQYNQLYKLVSTMGRLLNDIQGFKRECKEGKLNAVSLHMEHERNSRSKDEIIESMKGLAERKREELHKLVLEEKGSVVPRECKEVFLKMSKVLNLFYRKDDGFTSHNLMSVVKSVIYEPITLQDESLT, encoded by the exons ATGTTGAGAGAAGCCGAGTGGTCTAGTAACGAGTCAACACCAAGCTTGGAGGATTACATGAAAAATGCGTACATATCATTTGCATTAGGACCAATTATTCTCCCAGCTACTTATCTGATCGGACCACCACTTTCCGAGAAGACAGTGGATAGCCACCAATATAATCAGCTCTACAAGCTCGTGAGCACCATGGGTCGTCTTCTTAATGACATACAAGGTTTTAAG AGAGAATGCAAGGAGGGGAAGCTGAATGCGGTTTCATTGCACATGGAACACGAGAGAAACAGTCGCAGCAAAGACGAGATCATTGAATCGATGAAAGGTTTagcagagagaaagagggaagaATTGCATAAGCTAGTTTTGGAGGAGAAGGGAAGTGTAGTTCCAAGGGAATGCAAAGAAGTGTTTTTGAAGATGAGCAAAGTATTGAACTTATTTTACAGGAAGGATGATGGATTCACATCACATAATCTGATGAGTGTTGTTAAATCTGTGATCTACGAGCCAATTACCTTGCAGGACGAATCTTTAACTTGA
- the LOC104714241 gene encoding inosine-5'-monophosphate dehydrogenase 1-like, producing the protein MSRFEDGFPADKLFSQGYSYTYDDVIFLPHYIDFSTDAVSLSTRFSRRVPLSIPCVSSPMDTVSESHMAAAMASLGGIGIVHYNCDIAAQASIIRQAKSLKHPIASDAGVKFPEYEITSLDAFGPSSFVFVTQTGTMTTPKLLGYVSKSQWTRMNYEQREMKIYDYMKSCDSSDYVVPWDIDLEKIEFLLEDKQKGFVVLERDGETVNVVTKDDIQRVQGYPKSGPGTVGPDGEWMVGAAIGTRESDKERLEHLVNAGVNAVVLDSSQGNSIYQLEMIKYVKNTYPDLDVIGGNVVTMYQAQNLIQAGVDGLRVGMGSGSICTTQEVCAVGRGQATAVYKVCSIAAQSGIPVIADGGISNSGHIVKALVLGASTVMMGSFLAGSTEAPGAYEYKDGKRIKKYRGMGSLEAMTKGSDQRYLGDKTKLKIAQGVVGAVADKGSVLKLIPYTMHAVKQGFQDLGASSLQSAHDLLRSNILRLEARTGAAQVEGGVHGLVSYEKKSF; encoded by the exons ATGTCGAGATTCGAAGATGGATTCCCGGCGGATAAGCTCTTCTCTCAGGGATACTCTTACACATACGATGACGTCATCTTTCTCCCTCACTACATCGATTTCTCCACCGACGCCGTCTCTCTATCCACGCGCTTTAGCCGGCGCGTACCCTTATCTATACCTTGCGTTTCGTCCCCGATGGATACTGTCTCTGAGTCTCACATGGCTGCTGCGATGGCTTCCCTTGGTGGGATTGGAATCGTGCACTACAACTGTGACATCGCCGCTCAGGCATCTATTATTCGCCAAGCCAAGTCCCTTAAACATCCCATCGCTTCCGACGCCGGTGTGAAGTTCCCTGAGTACGAGATTACTTCTCTGGATGCTTTTGGTCCTTCTTCATTCGTCTTTGTCACGCAAACAG GTACAATGACGACTCCGAAACTGTTAGGCTATGTATCGAAATCGCAGTGGACGAGAATGAATTACGAACAAAGGGAGATGAAGATTTACGATTACATGAAGAGCTGTGACAGCAGCGACTATGTTGTGCCATGGGACATTGATCTTGAAAAGATTGAGTTTTTACTAGAGGATAAGCAAAAGGGCTTTGTGGTTCTTGAAAGGGATGGTGAGACTGTGAACGTGGTGACCAAAGACGATATACAGAGGGTTCAAGGATATCCCAAGTCAGGGCCAGGGACCGTGGGTCCAGACGGTGAGTGGATGGTTGGTGCGGCTATAGGGACGAGGGAATCTGATAAGGAGAGGCTGGAGCATTTGGTTAACGCTGGGGTCAATGCTGTTGTGTTGGATAGTTCTCAAGGGAACTCTATTTACCAGCTTGAGATGATTAAGTATGTGAAAAATACTTATCCTGATTTGGATGTGATTGGTGGCAATGTTGTGACAATGTACCAGGCACAGAATTTGATCCAAGCTGGAGTTGATGGATTGAGAGTTGGTATGGGGTCTGGTTCGATATGTACCACACAAGAGGTTTGTGCGGTTGGCCGTGGACAG GCTACTGCTGTGTACAAGGTTTGTTCGATCGCTGCTCAGAGTGGGATTCCAGTTATAGCGGATGGTGGTATCTCAAATTCAGGTCACATTGTAAAAGCTCTCGTCCTCGGAGCATCAACTGTTATGATGGGAAGCTTCTTGGCCGGAAGCACTGAGGCTCCCGGGGCTTATGAGTATAAG GACGGTAAGAGGATCAAGAAGTACCGTGGAATGGGATCGCTAGAAGCAATGACTAAAGGAAGTGACCAAAGATACTTAggagataaaacaaaacttaagaTTGCTCAAGGAGTGGTTGGAGCAGTCGCAGATAAAGGCTCAGTGTTGAAGCTGATACCTTACACAATGCACGCCGTGAAACAAGGTTTCCAAGACCTTGGTGCTTCTTCCTTGCAATCTGCTCATGATCTGCTGAGATCAAACATCCTTAGGCTCGAG GCTCGAACTGGTGCAGCACAGGTTGAAGGAGGAGTTCACGGGCTGGTTTCTTATGAAAAGAAGTCATTTTAA
- the LOC104715984 gene encoding leucine-rich repeat extensin-like protein 3 — translation MESNRALATICLLLCVIISANFFTHCVDARRQVGFKREPKQEMIKAVKHTSLLEKVMTQLNLAQPLDYSNTQPYGVSTTLTLPPYVSLPPLSVPGNAPPFCVSPPDTPPTSSSPGLSPPPGPIILPNPPDSSSNPNSNPNPPDSSSNPNPNPNPPESSSNPNPPESSSNPNPPVTVPNPPDWSSNTNPPVTVPNPPETVPNPPETGFTPGPPGPISGPPYSEXDPACISNRHEYVDGLSPLNQQVKXIPIPSPSSGFLPPIVYPPPMAPPSPSANPTSAYWCVAKPSVPDPIILEAMNFACGSGADCHSIQPNGPCFKPNTLWAHASFAFNSYWQRTKGTGGSCTFGGTGMLVTVDPSFNGCHFDFF, via the exons ATGGAATCAAATAGAGCCTTGGCAACCATTTGTCTTCTCCTCTGTGTAATTATCTCAGCCAATTTCTTCACTCATTGCG TAGATGCAAGAAGACAAGTAGGGTTTAAGAGAGAGCCAAAGCAGGAGATGATCAAAGCAGTAAAACACACATCATTGTTGGAGAAAGTGATGACACAACTCAATCTTGCTCAGCCTTTAGACTACTCCAACACTCAACCTTATGGCGTTAGCACAACTCTCACTCTACCTCCCTATGTTTCACTTCCTCCACTTTCAGTTCCCGGCAATGCCCCTCCTTTTTGCGTTAGTCCCCCGGACACACCTCCTACGTCCTCTTCTCCTGGTCTTAGTCCCCCTCCTGGCCCGATCATATTACCTAACCCACCCGATTCCTCCTCTAACCCGAACTCCAACCCCAACCCACCCGATTCATCCTCTAatccaaacccaaacccaaacccacCCGAATCATCATCTAACCCGAACCCACCAGAATCATCCTCTAACCCGAACCCACCTGTTACCGTCCCAAACCCACCCGACTGGTCATCTAACACGAACCCACCCGTTACCGTCCCAAACCCGCCAGAAACAGTTCCCAACCCTCCCGAAACTGGTTTTACACCAGGACCACCAGGTCCTATTTCAGGTCCACCTTACTCTGAGCNAGATCCAGCATGCATCTCTAATAGACACGAATATGTGGATGGT CTTTCCCCATTGAATCAACAAGTGAAGAANATTCCAATTCCAAGTCCATCGTCGGGATTTCTTCCTCCGATCGTCTATCCGCCGCCTATGGCGCCACCGTCACCGAGCGCGAATCCAACCTCGGCTTACTGGTGCGTGGCTAAGCCATCGGTCCCTGACCCAATTATTCTAGAAGCCATGAACTTTGCATGTGGGTCTGGAGCTGATTGTCATTCAATTCAGCCCAATGGGCCTTGTTTCAAGCCTAATACGTTATGGGCCCATGCTTCGTTCGCCTTCAACAGCTATTGGCAACGGACCAAAGGTACCGGTGGCTCGTGCACGTTCGGCGGCACAGGCATGCTTGTCACCGTAGATCCAA GCTTTAACGGGTGccattttgatttcttctga
- the LOC104714242 gene encoding pentatricopeptide repeat-containing protein At1g79490, mitochondrial-like, giving the protein MIRGRTAKVIPRNAIFSLSRRSTISKSPPLLSPSPNNLAGSYFFNNIRLLSYFAVRNGFSPDCSVPRDPDFVGLAKPSRSIVRRFCNAKSGGSSESSGWTEEVEYLDESGSVLHSGKGIRSVEPGLDDHVMVGGLKKPYMNASAVAKIVEVLQRWKWGPELETQLDKLQFVPNMVHITQSLKIVKEVDAGMSLFRWAKKQPWYLPSDECYVVLFDGLNQGRDFVGIQSLFEEMVQDSSSHGDLSLNAYNQVIQYLAKAEKLEVAFCCFKKAQESGCKIDTQTYNNLMMLFLNKGLPYKAFEIYESMEKTDSLLDVSTYELIIPSLAKSGRLDAAFKLFQQMKERKLRPSFSVFSSLVDSMGKAGRLDTSMKVYMEMQGFGHRPSATMFVSLIDSYAKAGKLDTALRLWDEMKKSGFRPNFGLYTMIIESHAKSGKLQVAMSVFKDMEKAGFLPTPSTYSCLLEMHAGSGQVDSAMKIYNSMTNAGLRPGLSSYISLLTLLANKRLVDVAGKILLEMKAMGYSVDVCASDVLMIYIKDASVDLALKWLRFMGSSGIKTNNFIIRQLFESCMKNGLYDSARPLLETLVHSAGKVDLVLYTSILAHLVRCQDEDKERQLMSILSATKHKAHAFMCGLFTGPEQRKQPVLTFVREFYQGIDYELEEGAARYFVNVLLNYLVLMGQINRARCVWKVAYENKLFPKAIVFDQHIAWSLDVRNLSVGAALIAVVHTLHRFRKRMLYYGVVPRRIKLVTGPTLKIVIAQMLSSVESPFEVSKVVLRAPGDLVMEWFKKPIVQQFLLNEIPSRSDILMHKLNVMFPSSAPELRSMSLPKPLMSSKAF; this is encoded by the coding sequence ATGATCCGTGGAAGAACCGCGAAAGTAATTCCCAGAAATGCCATTTTCTCGCTTAGTAGGAGGAGTACCATTTCTAAGTCtcctcctttgctttctcccaGTCCTAATAATTTAGCCGGTAGTTACTTCTTCAACAACATCCGATTATTGAGCTATTTCGCGGTTAGAAATGGTTTTTCTCCCGATTGTTCTGTACCCAGAGACCCTGATTTCGTTGGATTAGCTAAACCAAGTCGGAGTATTGTCAGGAGATTCTGTAATGCAAAGAGCGGAGGAAGTAGTGAATCTAGTGGCTGGACTGAGGAGGTAGAGTATTTAGATGAGTCGGGTAGTGTATTACACAGCGGTAAAGGAATTAGATCAGTAGAGCCAGGGCTTGATGACCATGTAATGGTTGGTGGGTTGAAGAAGCCTTACATGAATGCTTCCGCTGTTGCaaagattgttgaagttctGCAGAGGTGGAAATGGGGACCTGAGTTGGAGACTCAGTTGGACAAACTCCAGTTTGTGCCCAATATGGTTCATATTACGCAGTCTTTGAAGATTGTTAAAGAGGTTGATGCCGGGATGAGTTTGTTCAGGTGGGCTAAGAAGCAGCCTTGGTATTTGCCTTCCGATGAATGTTATGTCGTCTTGTTTGATGGGTTGAACCAGGGCAGAGATTTTGTTGGGATTCAGTCCTTGTTTGAGGAGATGGTTCAAGACTCCAGTAGTCACGGTGATTTGTCGCTTAATGCCTATAACCAAGTGATTCAGTATCTGGCTAAAGCTGAGAAATTGGAGGTCgctttttgttgtttcaaaaAGGCTCAAGAGTCGGGATGCAAAATTGATACGCAGACGTATAATAATCTAATGATGTTGTTTCTGAACAAGGGTCTGCCGTATAAGGCATTTGAGATTTATGAGAGCATGGAGAAAACTGATAGTTTGTTGGATGTGTCAACTTATGAGCTGATCATTCCAAGCTTGGCCAAATCTGGCCGTCTTGATGCAGCTTTCAAGCTTTTTCAGCAGATGAAAGAAAGGAAACTCCGACCGAGCTTTAGTGTGTTTTCTTCACTTGTTGATTCAATGGGGAAAGCTGGTCGGTTGGACACATCGATGAAGGTTTACATGGAAATGCAGGGATTTGGCCATAGGCCATCGGCAACTATGTTTGTTTCCTTGATTGATTCATATGCTAAAGCCGGCAAGCTAGATACTGCTCTTAGGCTTTGGGATGAGATGAAGAAGTCAGGGTTCAGGCCTAACTTTGGATTGTACACAATGATCATTGAATCTCATGCAAAATCAGGAAAGCTTCAAGTAGCAATGTCGGTTTTCAAAGATATGGAGAAAGCTGGGTTTTTACCAACACCATCCACATATTCGTGTCTATTAGAGATGCATGCTGGATCTGGGCAAGTAGACTCTGCAATGAAGATCTATAACTCCATGACTAATGCTGGGTTAAGGCCTGGCCTTAGCAGTTATATTTCCCTTCTTACACTTCTAGCCAACAAAAGACTCGTTGATGTTGCTGGGAAGATACTACTTGAGATGAAAGCAATGGGGTATTCTGTAGATGTCTGTGCTAGCGATGTTCTGATGATATATATCAAAGATGCTTCTGTTGATCTTGCTTTGAAATGGCTTAGGTTCATGGGTTCATCAggaatcaaaacaaacaatttcatCATCAGGCAGTTATTTGAGTCATGCATGAAAAATGGTCTATACGACTCAGCTAGACCTTTGCTCGAGACACTTGTGCATTCTGCTGGAAAAGTTGACTTGGTGCTTTACACTTCGATTCTTGCTCACCTTGTCCGATGCCAAGACGAAGATAAAGAGAGACAATTGATGTCAATTCTCAGCGCTACCAAGCATAAAGCTCACGCTTTTATGTGTGGTCTCTTCACAGGTCCAGAACAGAGGAAACAACCAGTTCTAACGTTTGTCAGGGAGTTTTACCAAGGGATTGATTACGAACTCGAAGAAGGAGCTGCTAGATACTTTGTGAATGTCCTTCTCAACTACCTAGTTTTGATGGGTCAGATAAACAGAGCTCGATGTGTCTGGAAAGTAGCCTACGAGAACAAACTCTTCCCAAAGGCCATCGTCTTTGACCAACACATTGCTTGGTCTCTCGACGTGAGAAACTTATCGGTTGGAGCCGCGCTCATAGCTGTGGTTCACACTCTCCACAGGTTCAGAAAACGGATGCTCTACTACGGTGTAGTCCCGAGACGTATAAAGCTAGTCACAGGACCGACATTGAAGATTGTAATAGCTCAGATGCTGAGCTCTGTTGAGTCGCCTTTTGAG